From one Candidatus Chromulinivorax destructor genomic stretch:
- a CDS encoding EndoU domain-containing protein produces MNQSSNSHIHTAIQISHIAHHQSDVICNCIQFKLEGLFNPIIKVIPTDDWSKIKAIWIPLLHHDYRNQLERSENITILDKKTDKFGTIQGFLTAPHENYIPYLTTFFNPTWTKDFVLEQIVQASNNVIAPISTIINDHKAIIQKTVVGITDQGMHIQMIFDTNNNIIDAYPLFKKE; encoded by the coding sequence ATGAACCAATCAAGCAATAGCCATATCCACACGGCTATACAAATATCACATATAGCTCATCATCAATCAGATGTAATCTGTAACTGCATTCAATTTAAACTTGAAGGTTTATTTAATCCGATCATAAAAGTTATTCCAACTGATGACTGGTCAAAAATTAAAGCTATCTGGATCCCTTTACTTCACCATGATTATCGTAACCAGCTAGAGCGGTCTGAAAACATTACGATTCTTGATAAAAAAACTGATAAATTTGGAACGATACAAGGGTTTTTAACAGCTCCACATGAAAATTACATCCCATATCTGACAACTTTTTTTAACCCAACCTGGACTAAAGACTTTGTTCTTGAACAAATTGTACAAGCATCAAACAATGTCATTGCACCAATATCTACGATTATTAATGATCATAAGGCAATTATACAAAAAACTGTTGTGGGAATAACTGACCAAGGCATGCATATACAGATGATATTTGATACTAATAATAACATCATCGATGCTTATCCTCTTTTTAAAAAAGAATAA
- the murB gene encoding UDP-N-acetylmuramate dehydrogenase, whose protein sequence is MLTVENQAHVLPFFIQENVPLADKNTFRTGGKARFYTEPTSIDSFAQALQFAKINALEVFVLGGGANILISDDGFSGLVIRPNITTFEVISSSAHDDQVFVKAGAGLSIDALIKLCFDHMILGLEEFSGIPGNVGGAVYINLHYYEFLLEQFIVQATLIHKTTLEIMTVDTNWFQFGYDQSKLQEKEYFILDATFKLRKAPDALMIAHAQGRYLEIVRHRNRRYPYQNTCGSFFRNFHPEEVIDTEKKLIFVAYYLDQIGVKGTLSVGGAIVSHQHANMIVTNNSATSCDVINLTKLMQQMVYEKYKIKPQPECQLVGFATNPFE, encoded by the coding sequence ATGTTAACGGTTGAAAATCAAGCGCATGTGCTACCATTTTTCATCCAAGAAAATGTACCTCTTGCAGATAAAAATACCTTTAGAACTGGTGGCAAAGCTCGATTTTATACAGAGCCAACATCTATTGATTCCTTTGCTCAAGCACTGCAGTTTGCAAAAATTAATGCTTTAGAAGTTTTTGTTCTCGGTGGTGGTGCAAATATTTTAATCAGCGATGATGGATTTTCTGGACTGGTTATTCGTCCTAACATTACCACGTTTGAAGTTATTTCATCATCAGCGCACGATGATCAGGTATTTGTAAAAGCAGGTGCTGGATTATCTATCGATGCGCTTATTAAACTTTGCTTTGATCATATGATTCTAGGTCTAGAAGAGTTTAGCGGTATTCCTGGAAATGTTGGAGGTGCTGTCTATATTAATCTTCATTATTATGAATTCTTGCTCGAGCAGTTTATTGTACAAGCAACACTTATTCACAAAACAACTCTAGAAATTATGACGGTCGATACCAACTGGTTTCAGTTTGGGTACGACCAGTCTAAACTGCAAGAAAAAGAATATTTTATTCTTGATGCTACGTTCAAACTGAGAAAAGCGCCTGATGCATTGATGATTGCTCATGCACAAGGTCGCTATCTTGAAATTGTTCGCCATCGCAACCGCCGCTACCCTTATCAAAATACTTGTGGAAGCTTTTTTAGAAACTTTCATCCAGAAGAAGTAATTGATACAGAAAAAAAATTAATTTTTGTCGCTTATTACCTTGACCAGATCGGCGTTAAAGGAACACTTTCTGTTGGTGGTGCAATTGTATCGCATCAACATGCAAACATGATCGTAACTAATAACTCCGCAACCAGCTGCGATGTCATTAACCTTACAAAGTTAATGCAACAGATGGTCTATGAAAAATACAAGATTAAACCTCAACCCGAGTGTCAGCTTGTTGGTTTTGCAACAAATCCTTTTGAATAA
- a CDS encoding rhodanese-related sulfurtransferase, translating to MGTILLYYKYINIQNPQEIANWQRSLCEGLHLTGRIILAHEGINGTIGGTDQACQNYIDAMNAHELFQDIDFKTADGGSESFPKLKISIKNEIVRLGVDPSQVTVKDTGKHLTPEQVHELLTNRPDNLIVLDTRNDYEWQVGQFTGAELPNIKTFREFPEYVEKNLERYKDKEVLMYCTGGVRCERASAFLVQKDIAKNVYQIDGGIHRYIEKFPNGHFRGKNYVFDERITVRANADILSTCLHCDTKSDDYTNCLNAMCNKHYTSCQPCIERLGNSCSQHCQMLVATKQTVERDSRSSLRK from the coding sequence ATGGGAACAATTTTACTTTATTATAAATACATCAACATCCAAAATCCGCAAGAGATTGCAAATTGGCAACGATCATTGTGCGAAGGACTACACTTAACAGGCCGTATTATTCTTGCTCACGAAGGCATCAATGGTACTATTGGTGGAACAGACCAAGCCTGCCAAAACTATATTGACGCGATGAATGCTCATGAACTGTTTCAAGACATTGATTTTAAAACTGCTGACGGCGGCTCTGAATCTTTTCCAAAATTAAAGATCAGCATTAAAAACGAAATTGTTCGCCTTGGAGTCGATCCATCCCAAGTAACGGTTAAAGATACTGGCAAACACTTAACTCCTGAACAAGTTCATGAACTACTGACAAATAGACCAGATAATTTAATTGTACTTGATACTCGCAACGATTATGAATGGCAAGTTGGCCAATTTACCGGCGCAGAATTACCAAACATCAAAACATTTAGAGAATTTCCTGAATACGTAGAAAAAAATTTAGAACGATATAAAGATAAAGAAGTCTTAATGTATTGTACTGGTGGGGTTCGTTGCGAACGCGCTTCAGCATTCTTAGTACAAAAAGATATTGCTAAAAATGTATACCAAATCGATGGTGGCATCCATCGTTATATCGAAAAGTTTCCAAACGGACACTTTCGTGGCAAAAATTATGTATTTGACGAACGTATTACGGTACGAGCAAATGCTGATATCCTTTCAACATGCTTGCACTGCGACACAAAATCTGATGATTACACCAACTGCTTAAATGCAATGTGTAACAAACATTACACAAGTTGCCAACCATGCATAGAACGCCTTGGTAATAGTTGCAGTCAGCATTGCCAAATGCTTGTTGCAACCAAACAAACTGTCGAAAGAGACTCTCGCTCATCATTGCGCAAATAG
- a CDS encoding ankyrin repeat domain-containing protein, translated as MNNSQKIVVGFGLIMVLVAGVYLQFGKKAEILDEQGRTSLYQIIQTNDIQAVQDCILSGSNVNHVDANGMTPLQFTTQLRIHKNSGEIAQLLIDAGADTTLKNEADWTLLQMAVNKRNEFVAGALIKAGLDVNVQDPVDGCTPLHTAVIQACTAAIKDYQGLISCPCCVEKMFTKSLAIAQSVLNAGADTTIKNKNGHTAQDIIEVMFATVTLGQDDTLVQPTVYYDVQALVDKPEDFDTKVALKFQALRDIFIA; from the coding sequence ATGAACAACTCTCAGAAAATAGTAGTTGGTTTTGGTTTAATTATGGTTCTTGTAGCTGGAGTCTATCTACAATTTGGCAAAAAAGCTGAAATTCTTGATGAACAAGGCCGCACAAGTTTGTATCAAATTATTCAAACCAATGATATTCAAGCTGTGCAAGATTGTATTTTATCTGGCAGCAATGTTAATCATGTTGATGCAAACGGCATGACGCCATTACAGTTTACCACACAGCTAAGAATCCATAAAAATAGCGGTGAAATAGCTCAATTATTGATTGATGCGGGTGCTGACACAACGCTGAAAAATGAAGCAGACTGGACATTACTCCAGATGGCTGTTAACAAACGAAATGAATTTGTTGCAGGTGCTTTAATTAAAGCAGGGCTTGATGTTAATGTGCAAGATCCAGTTGATGGTTGCACTCCATTGCATACAGCTGTGATTCAAGCGTGTACTGCAGCGATTAAAGATTATCAAGGTTTGATTAGCTGTCCTTGTTGTGTTGAGAAAATGTTTACTAAATCCTTGGCAATTGCACAGTCAGTTTTGAATGCAGGTGCTGATACAACAATTAAAAATAAAAATGGTCATACAGCGCAAGATATTATTGAAGTTATGTTTGCAACCGTAACGCTTGGTCAAGATGATACATTAGTACAACCTACTGTGTATTACGATGTGCAAGCATTAGTGGATAAACCAGAAGATTTTGATACGAAAGTGGCATTGAAATTCCAGGCATTGAGAGATATTTTTATTGCATAA